In a genomic window of Helianthus annuus cultivar XRQ/B chromosome 10, HanXRQr2.0-SUNRISE, whole genome shotgun sequence:
- the LOC110884724 gene encoding mitogen-activated protein kinase kinase kinase 1, with protein sequence MSSRHRRSLPRLDRRNASKNIDYDASSSSADGSSHRTRSLDSDQTSFRMEGVDGEFDLICRSLGLSGPEAFAIPTADWEAHKASSPSGDDYNLSESFVSKLRVNDDVEHELERFRSTEAEEEVRVSEINEIENNYDQVKCVIECSELRNGVCLDAGMCKGRESGIKGVRPPLLAPPAVMLPVVADGGLSEDTDVVVGDEVAVVVEDDEYEDELSSNAATEVEYSLSPNGPLKCTFANWQKGDFLGRGSYGTVYEGYTENGVFFAVKEVSLLDEGSQGNPCIVQLEQEISLLSQFQHENIVRYLGTDTGDGKLYIFLELITKGSLANLYHKYCLGDSQVSAYTRQILGGLNYLHERNVVHRDIKCANILVDASGSVKLADFGLAKATKLNDIKSCKGTPYWMAPEVVNRKSNGYGLSADIWSLGCTVLEMLTRKIPYSHLEGMQALFRIGRGELPPIPETLSLEARDFILKCLQVNQNDRPTAAQLLMHPFVKNQSL encoded by the exons ATGTCTTCCAGGCATAGGCGCTCACTTCCCAGACTCGACCGAAGAAACGCATCCAAAAACATCGATTACGACGCCTCCTCCTCATCTGCTGATGGATCTTCTCACCGTACTCGTTCACTTGACAGTGATCAAACTAGTTTTCGAATGGAAGGAGTTGACGGAGAATTTGACCTCATTTGCCGCTCTCTAGGGCTTTCAGGCCCCGAAGCTTTTGCAATTCCCACTGCTGATTGGGAAGCTCACAAAGCTTCATCTCCTTCAGGTGATGATTATAACTTATCAGAGAGTTTTGTAAGTAAACTTAGGGTTAATGATGATGTGGAGCATGAGTTAGAGCGTTTTAGGTCAACTGAAGCAGAAGAAGAAGTTAGGGTTTCGGAGATAAATGAAATTGAGAACAATTATGATCAGGTTAAGTGTGTAATTGAGTGTTCGGAATTGAGAAATGGTGTGTGTTTGGATGCTGGAATGTGTAAAGGTCGTGAAAGTGGGATTAAAGGTGTACGGCCGCCGTTACTGGCTCCACCTGCGGTTATGTTACCGGTTGTTGCGGATGGGGGTTTGAGTGAAGATACTGATGTAGTGGTTGGTGATGaagttgctgttgttgttgaggATGATGAATATGAAGATGAGTTGTCGTCGAATGCGGCAACTGAAGTGGAGTATTCTCTTTCGCCGAATGGACCTTTGAAGTGCACTTTTGCAAACTGGCAGAAGGGGGATTTTCTCGGAAGGGGGTCGTATGGAACCGTTTATGAAGGCTATACCGA AAATGGGGTTTTCTTTGCTGTTAAGGAGGTTTCTCTGCTTGATGAAGGAAGCCAAGGAAACCCGTGTATCGTTCAGCTTGAACAG GAGATTTCTTTATTAAGCCAATTCCAACACGAGAACATAGTTCGGTATCTTGGGACTGATACA GGTGATGGCAAACTATACATTTTCCTCGAGCTCATAACAAAAGGTTCACTAGCAAATCTCTATCATAAGTATTGTCTCGGAGATTCCCAAGTATCTGCATACACCAGGCAGATTTTAGGTGGATTGAATTACTTACACGAGCGTAATGTGGTCCATAG GGATATTAAATGTGCAAATATACTGGTCGATGCAAGCGGTTCTGTGAAGCTTGCAGATTTCGGGCTTGCAAAG GCAACCAAATTGAATGACATCAAATCTTGCAAAGGAACTCCGTATTGGATGGCACCCGAG GTTGTTAATCGAAAGAGTAACGGGTATGGACTTTCAGCTGATATATGGAGCCTTGGATGCACTGTGTTGGAGATGTTAACAAGAAAAATTCCATACTCACACTTGGAAGGG ATGCAAGCACTGTTCAGAATTGGCAGGGGTGAACTCCCTCCTATTCCGGAAACATTATCTTTAGAGGCCCGGGATTTCATTCTTAAGTGTTTACAAGTTAATCAGAATGATCGACCGACTGCTGCTCAACTATTGATGCATCCGTTTGTCAAGAACCAAAGTTTATGA